From Verrucomicrobiia bacterium, a single genomic window includes:
- a CDS encoding trypsin-like peptidase domain-containing protein, with protein MLWLAKGEVASLSGAGGDARHFQISVPMQPGNSGGALVDERGNVAGMVSAKLSARAALASSGALPENVNCAVKSSFLLGFLESVPEVAAKLKEPETKERKFEEVVKTTEQAAVLVLVY; from the coding sequence ATGCTATGGCTGGCCAAGGGTGAGGTCGCGTCGCTGTCCGGCGCGGGGGGTGACGCGCGGCATTTCCAGATCAGCGTGCCGATGCAGCCGGGCAATTCGGGCGGGGCGCTGGTGGATGAGCGCGGGAACGTGGCGGGCATGGTGTCGGCCAAGTTGAGCGCCCGCGCCGCGCTGGCGTCGAGCGGCGCACTGCCGGAGAACGTGAACTGCGCGGTGAAGAGCAGCTTCCTCCTCGGCTTCCTCGAATCCGTCCCCGAAGTCGCCGCGAAGCTCAAGGAACCCGAAACCAAGGAGCGGAAGTTTGAAGAGGTTGTCAAAACTACCGAGCAAGCTGCTGTTCTCGTGCTGGTGTATTGA
- the tyrS gene encoding tyrosine--tRNA ligase translates to MNILDELQWRGLFADCTDTPELTKRLAASPITLYCGFDPTADSLHVGHLVPLLALRRFQNYGHHPIAVAGGATGSIGDPSGKSAERSLLTKDQIKANVEAVRPQLAKLLDFDAKANPAKLVDNADWTAHLTYLDFLRDIGKHFSVNQMVAKESVRARMEDREVGISYTEFSYMLLQAFDYMVLARDHNCELQIGGSDQWGNITAGMDLIRKKLQRSAFGLTLPLITKADGTKFGKTEGGSVWLDPKKTSVYRFYQFWINTADADVIRYLKFFTFLPQEEIATLEAQHNANPGARAAHRALAKAATDLIHGEHATKLALQASDILFGSPLTVWQNEAGMFEMLSNEVPTIKVSKRQLDDPGMAFAELLVLAGLFKSKGEARRKIQEGGVYLNNIREQDQNLVVSTRIFQFSGHYLLLRKGKKDYALVEIVD, encoded by the coding sequence ATGAACATTCTGGATGAACTGCAATGGCGCGGCCTCTTCGCCGATTGCACCGACACGCCCGAGCTGACCAAGCGCCTCGCCGCGTCGCCCATCACGCTTTACTGCGGGTTCGATCCCACGGCGGACTCGCTCCACGTCGGGCATCTCGTGCCGTTGCTCGCATTGCGTCGCTTTCAGAATTACGGCCATCATCCCATCGCCGTCGCCGGCGGCGCGACCGGCAGCATCGGCGACCCGAGCGGCAAATCCGCCGAGCGCTCGCTGCTCACCAAGGACCAGATCAAGGCCAACGTCGAAGCCGTCCGCCCGCAGCTCGCCAAGCTGCTCGATTTCGACGCCAAAGCGAACCCGGCCAAACTCGTGGACAATGCCGATTGGACCGCGCACCTCACCTACCTCGATTTCCTCCGCGACATCGGAAAGCATTTTTCCGTGAATCAGATGGTGGCGAAGGAGAGCGTCCGCGCGCGCATGGAAGACCGCGAAGTCGGCATCAGCTACACCGAGTTCAGCTACATGCTGCTCCAGGCGTTCGACTACATGGTGCTGGCGCGCGACCATAACTGCGAACTCCAGATCGGCGGCAGCGACCAATGGGGCAACATCACCGCCGGCATGGACCTCATCCGCAAGAAGCTTCAGCGCTCCGCGTTCGGCCTCACGCTCCCGCTCATTACCAAGGCTGACGGCACCAAGTTCGGCAAGACCGAGGGCGGCTCGGTGTGGCTCGATCCGAAGAAGACCAGCGTCTATCGCTTCTACCAGTTCTGGATCAACACCGCCGATGCGGACGTGATCCGCTACCTGAAATTCTTCACCTTCCTGCCGCAGGAAGAAATCGCGACGCTCGAAGCGCAACACAACGCAAATCCCGGCGCCCGCGCCGCGCACCGCGCGCTCGCCAAAGCCGCCACCGACCTCATCCACGGTGAACACGCGACGAAACTGGCGCTGCAAGCGAGCGACATCCTTTTCGGTAGTCCGCTGACGGTCTGGCAAAACGAAGCAGGTATGTTTGAGATGCTGAGTAACGAGGTGCCAACTATAAAAGTTTCAAAAAGGCAATTGGATGATCCCGGGATGGCATTTGCAGAGTTGCTAGTCCTCGCGGGATTGTTCAAGTCCAAGGGCGAAGCACGCAGAAAGATCCAAGAAGGTGGGGTGTATCTAAACAATATCCGAGAACAGGACCAAAATTTGGTCGTTAGCACGCGAATCTTCCAGTTTTCAGGCCACTACCTTCTACTCCGAAAGGGGAAAAAGGATTATGCATTGGTAGAAATCGTGGATTGA
- a CDS encoding PAS domain S-box protein — protein MTGKTKIDRAGLALGVGVWLVVLAGVGVALRQIQANRAELEHQAEQELESVAALKAQQLAGWRAERLADASFFSNAEFVRRDVSAFLRDRGSSVGREEMIRWMNLLKGGERYERVWLFNAQGNRQLSVPPDTNPPCACLQALLPAGLHADQVSLSDIERDPADGHLCLQALLPVRGGNQTEAPGAAHPLIVVTINPRSVLFPMIQTWPVANATAEVLLLRLAGDEAVVLNELRHRTNTALQMKLPLDASQALTLQALRAGKGVWWGKDYRGVPVVAAVRPVPGTPWVLVAKMDEAEFSAPLRGYLWSTVLLLVVLALSGLLVGSVLLRRQRTRHLREELTLERAGRALAERFAILMENAGDIILLMDSELRVVEANRQAVEVFGFSLAELREKRLPELLAPGAAAELPRRLEQVQGHDSLVEVAEGRHRDGHSFHVEINGRRVMIDGVDRLLLVGRDISARLQQEQALREAQRELQAIVDQAGSLIGVKALDGRYRLVNQALAGRLGRPAEALLGCTDDELLPREAAERARGQHQEVVRRRKPLICEETFTEADGAHTYLSLKFPLTDEQGELYGVGSIATDITGRKETEEKLRAQADELRANYDALARFNRVVVGRELRMIELKREINELCRQLGRPAPYVSDLTAVGLAPEDVAKPAAQP, from the coding sequence ATGACTGGCAAAACCAAAATTGATCGGGCGGGCCTCGCCCTGGGCGTGGGCGTGTGGCTGGTCGTGCTGGCGGGCGTGGGCGTGGCGTTGCGGCAGATTCAGGCCAATCGGGCCGAGCTGGAGCATCAGGCGGAGCAGGAGCTGGAGTCGGTGGCGGCGTTGAAGGCGCAGCAACTGGCCGGCTGGCGGGCCGAACGGCTGGCGGATGCGAGTTTTTTCAGCAATGCCGAGTTTGTGCGGCGGGACGTGTCGGCCTTCCTGCGGGACCGGGGTTCATCCGTCGGGCGGGAAGAAATGATCCGGTGGATGAACCTGCTCAAGGGCGGGGAGCGTTACGAGCGCGTGTGGTTGTTCAATGCGCAAGGAAACCGGCAACTGTCCGTTCCGCCGGACACCAATCCGCCTTGCGCCTGTTTGCAGGCGTTGTTGCCGGCCGGGCTTCATGCCGATCAGGTGTCGTTGAGCGACATCGAACGCGATCCGGCTGACGGCCATCTTTGCCTCCAGGCGTTGCTGCCCGTGCGGGGGGGCAACCAGACGGAAGCGCCGGGCGCCGCCCATCCGTTGATCGTCGTCACCATCAATCCGCGCAGCGTGCTGTTTCCGATGATCCAGACCTGGCCGGTCGCCAATGCGACGGCGGAGGTTCTCCTGCTGCGGCTCGCCGGCGATGAGGCGGTGGTGCTCAACGAACTGCGGCATCGCACCAACACCGCCCTGCAAATGAAGCTGCCGCTCGATGCCTCGCAGGCGCTGACGCTGCAGGCCTTGCGCGCGGGCAAGGGCGTGTGGTGGGGCAAGGATTATCGCGGGGTGCCGGTGGTGGCGGCCGTGCGGCCGGTGCCCGGCACGCCGTGGGTGCTGGTGGCGAAAATGGATGAAGCCGAATTCTCGGCGCCGCTGCGGGGCTACTTGTGGAGCACCGTGCTGCTGCTGGTGGTGCTCGCCCTGAGCGGCCTGCTCGTGGGCAGCGTGTTGCTCCGCCGGCAGCGCACGCGGCATCTGCGCGAGGAACTGACGTTGGAACGCGCCGGCCGGGCACTGGCCGAGCGGTTCGCCATCCTGATGGAGAATGCCGGTGACATCATTTTGCTGATGGATTCCGAATTGCGGGTGGTGGAGGCGAACCGGCAGGCGGTCGAGGTGTTTGGCTTTTCGCTGGCGGAGCTGCGGGAGAAGCGGCTGCCTGAGCTGCTCGCGCCCGGCGCCGCGGCGGAGTTGCCGCGCCGGCTGGAACAGGTGCAGGGCCACGACAGTCTCGTGGAGGTGGCGGAAGGCCGGCATCGCGACGGCCACTCCTTCCACGTCGAAATCAATGGCCGCCGCGTGATGATCGATGGCGTTGACCGGTTGTTGCTGGTCGGACGCGACATCAGCGCGCGGTTGCAACAGGAGCAGGCCCTGCGCGAGGCGCAACGGGAGCTGCAAGCCATCGTGGATCAGGCCGGTTCCCTGATTGGCGTAAAGGCGTTGGATGGCCGTTACCGGCTGGTCAACCAGGCTCTGGCCGGGCGGCTGGGGCGTCCGGCCGAGGCGCTGCTGGGCTGCACTGATGACGAACTGCTTCCCCGCGAGGCGGCCGAACGGGCCCGGGGGCAGCACCAGGAAGTCGTTCGGCGGCGCAAGCCGCTGATCTGCGAGGAAACGTTCACCGAAGCGGACGGGGCGCACACGTATCTCTCCCTCAAATTCCCGCTGACCGACGAGCAGGGCGAACTTTACGGCGTGGGGAGCATTGCAACGGACATCACCGGGCGCAAGGAGACGGAGGAAAAGCTTCGGGCGCAGGCGGACGAACTGCGCGCGAATTATGACGCGCTGGCGCGGTTCAATCGCGTGGTCGTGGGCCGGGAGTTGCGCATGATTGAACTCAAGCGCGAGATTAACGAGCTGTGCCGGCAACTGGGCCGTCCGGCCCCTTACGTGAGCGATTTGACGGCGGTTGGACTGGCCCCGGAAGACGTTGCGAAACCGGCAGCACAACCATGA
- a CDS encoding PAS domain S-box protein — MSLERQTTRETLEQEVATLRLRLAQLEGSRPVGAASAGAVSPWSALIENMGVSAALLSADGLILCASRVFAEMFRLPAELLPGTALASFIFDEHRHRYLTLFGSLQNGPTTGELVGLRATREMFPLRLTLCPMPAVSGGAVAALVIDQTQQDELERLRRHVAEMERERAQRDAESAAALRELADARLAALNVLEDAVQARQRSEQINRQLRESEERFRTLVETAPDAISIQSDGCFRYVNRAVLTLYGAESPAQLLGRPALDRVHPDYHAIALERRRRVDDAHEPAGAMEQVHLRLDGTPVHVDICAVPFQFEGEPAVLVFARNLTERKQAEKAAEERSAELDRFFSLALDLLCIADPGGRLLRLNPAWEPSLGYPVAELAGHSLLDFVDEDDAADTIAAFAEVCARGGIVSFTNRCRHKDGTLRWIEWRVASYSGSLVYAAARDITERLQSEETLRLRNTALEAAANVVVITDRQGRIVWTNPAFTQSTGYTAAEVLGRNPRLLKSQEQDPAFYRQMWEAITAGDVWQGEFVNVRKDGTRFTEHATITPVRNESGQITHFIAVKQDVSEQKQAEQRLRDQAQLLDLANDAIIVCAQDQTIVNWNQGAERLYGWSKAEALGRALHPLLGRPQSVSEAEITRELDARGSWNGELRQHNREGKEITVISRWTLIREEHGAAKSILVINADVTERKRLEAQFLRMQRVESIGTLAAGIAHDLNNILAPILMVGPLLEEKVKDDEGRWMLEAARKNAERGASIVKQLLTFAKGSEGELIPLDLTRLLKDMAGIVRETFPKNIRCETSLPPQPWPVLGNLTQLHQVVLNLCLNARDAMPDGGQLRLAMDNIVVDESFVAMEIQARPGPYVVLTVADTGQGIPDDIKERIFDPFFTTKGPDRGTGLGLATVLGIVRSHNGFIRLTSRVGEGSQFKIYLPASDIVDTAGQAAEQTAAAPRGNGELILLVDDEEAVRATSRRALTKFGYRVVEAADGTEGVSRFVQQAEAVRLVITDLQMPYMGGVALIHAVRKIRPDITVLAATGYGSKETLRELEALGIAGVMNKPYSARELLEAVRKVLLGEPLK, encoded by the coding sequence ATGAGTCTGGAGCGGCAAACAACGCGGGAGACTTTGGAACAGGAAGTCGCGACATTGCGGCTGCGCCTGGCGCAACTGGAGGGCAGCCGGCCGGTCGGGGCGGCGTCCGCCGGTGCCGTTTCACCGTGGTCCGCGCTGATCGAAAACATGGGCGTCAGCGCCGCCTTGCTCTCTGCCGATGGCTTGATTCTCTGTGCCAGCCGCGTCTTCGCGGAAATGTTTCGCCTGCCGGCAGAACTGCTGCCGGGCACGGCGCTGGCCTCGTTCATCTTCGACGAGCACCGGCACCGCTACCTGACGCTGTTCGGCAGCCTGCAAAACGGTCCCACCACCGGCGAACTGGTGGGCCTGCGTGCCACCCGCGAGATGTTTCCCCTGCGGCTGACCCTGTGCCCCATGCCTGCCGTCAGCGGCGGGGCGGTGGCGGCGCTGGTCATCGACCAGACCCAGCAGGACGAACTGGAGCGGCTGCGCCGGCACGTGGCGGAGATGGAGCGGGAGCGTGCACAGCGGGACGCGGAATCAGCCGCGGCGTTGCGCGAACTCGCGGACGCGCGACTGGCGGCGTTGAACGTGCTGGAGGACGCCGTTCAAGCACGACAACGCAGCGAGCAGATCAACCGCCAGTTGCGGGAGAGTGAGGAACGTTTCCGCACACTCGTGGAGACGGCGCCCGACGCCATTTCCATTCAGAGCGACGGCTGTTTTCGCTACGTGAATCGGGCGGTGCTCACGCTCTACGGTGCGGAGTCGCCGGCGCAACTGCTCGGGCGGCCGGCCTTGGATCGCGTGCATCCGGATTATCACGCCATCGCGCTCGAACGCCGGCGCCGGGTGGATGATGCGCATGAACCGGCCGGCGCCATGGAGCAGGTGCACCTGCGCCTCGACGGCACGCCGGTCCATGTGGACATTTGCGCGGTGCCGTTCCAGTTCGAAGGGGAACCGGCGGTGCTCGTTTTTGCGCGAAATCTGACCGAACGCAAGCAGGCGGAAAAGGCGGCCGAGGAACGCTCGGCCGAACTGGACCGGTTTTTCAGCCTGGCGCTGGACCTGCTGTGCATCGCCGATCCGGGCGGTCGATTGCTGCGGTTGAACCCGGCGTGGGAACCGTCGCTCGGTTATCCGGTGGCGGAACTGGCCGGGCATTCGCTGCTCGACTTCGTGGATGAGGATGATGCCGCCGACACCATTGCCGCGTTCGCGGAAGTCTGTGCGAGGGGGGGCATCGTCAGCTTCACGAATCGCTGCCGTCACAAGGATGGCACCCTGCGCTGGATCGAATGGCGGGTGGCGTCTTACTCGGGTTCCCTGGTTTACGCGGCGGCGCGCGACATCACCGAGCGCCTGCAATCGGAGGAGACGCTGCGCCTGCGGAACACTGCGCTGGAGGCGGCGGCGAACGTCGTGGTCATTACCGACCGTCAGGGCCGGATTGTCTGGACGAACCCTGCGTTCACGCAGTCCACGGGCTACACGGCGGCCGAGGTGCTGGGCCGCAACCCGCGCTTGTTGAAGTCGCAGGAACAAGACCCGGCCTTTTATCGCCAGATGTGGGAGGCGATCACGGCAGGCGACGTGTGGCAGGGCGAGTTCGTCAACGTCCGCAAGGACGGCACGCGCTTCACCGAACACGCCACCATCACACCGGTCCGGAATGAATCCGGCCAGATCACGCACTTCATTGCCGTGAAGCAGGACGTTAGCGAGCAGAAGCAGGCCGAACAACGGCTGCGCGACCAGGCGCAACTCCTCGACCTCGCGAATGACGCCATCATCGTCTGCGCGCAGGACCAGACGATCGTGAACTGGAATCAGGGCGCCGAGCGGCTTTACGGCTGGAGCAAGGCGGAGGCCCTCGGCCGGGCATTGCATCCGTTGCTGGGCCGGCCCCAGTCGGTGTCCGAGGCCGAGATCACCCGTGAACTCGACGCGCGCGGCAGTTGGAATGGCGAGCTTCGGCAGCACAACCGCGAGGGCAAGGAGATTACCGTCATCAGCCGCTGGACTCTGATTCGCGAGGAGCACGGCGCGGCCAAGAGCATTCTCGTCATCAACGCGGACGTCACCGAACGGAAGCGGCTCGAGGCACAGTTCCTCCGCATGCAGCGTGTTGAGAGCATCGGCACGCTCGCGGCCGGCATCGCGCATGATTTGAACAACATCCTCGCGCCGATTCTCATGGTCGGCCCGTTGCTCGAGGAGAAGGTCAAGGACGACGAAGGCCGCTGGATGCTGGAGGCGGCGCGTAAAAACGCCGAGCGGGGCGCGTCCATCGTGAAACAACTGCTGACCTTTGCCAAGGGCAGTGAAGGCGAGCTGATCCCGCTCGACCTGACGCGCCTGCTCAAGGACATGGCCGGCATCGTGCGCGAAACGTTCCCGAAAAACATCCGCTGTGAAACGTCCCTGCCGCCGCAGCCATGGCCCGTGCTGGGCAACCTGACGCAACTCCACCAGGTTGTGCTGAACCTGTGCCTTAACGCCCGGGACGCCATGCCGGACGGCGGCCAGCTGCGTCTCGCCATGGACAACATCGTCGTGGATGAGTCGTTCGTGGCGATGGAAATCCAGGCCCGGCCCGGGCCATATGTGGTATTGACCGTGGCGGACACGGGCCAGGGCATTCCGGACGACATCAAGGAACGCATCTTTGATCCGTTCTTCACCACGAAGGGACCGGACCGGGGCACGGGGCTGGGCCTGGCGACGGTGCTGGGCATCGTGCGCAGCCACAATGGATTCATCCGCCTGACCAGCCGGGTGGGGGAGGGATCACAATTCAAGATTTACCTGCCGGCGTCCGACATTGTGGACACGGCGGGTCAGGCGGCCGAACAGACGGCGGCAGCGCCCCGCGGCAATGGCGAGTTGATTCTGCTGGTGGACGACGAGGAGGCCGTGCGTGCCACGAGCCGCCGGGCCCTGACCAAGTTTGGCTACCGCGTGGTGGAGGCGGCCGACGGCACCGAGGGGGTCAGCCGCTTCGTCCAGCAGGCGGAGGCAGTCCGGCTGGTGATCACCGATCTGCAAATGCCCTACATGGGCGGGGTCGCGCTGATTCATGCCGTGCGCAAAATCCGGCCGGACATCACGGTGCTGGCGGCGACGGGTTATGGCTCCAAGGAAACACTGCGCGAACTCGAGGCCCTCGGCATCGCCGGGGTGATGAACAAACCCTACTCGGCGCGGGAATTGTTGGAGGCGGTGCGCAAGGTGTTGCTCGGCGAGCCGCTCAAATAA
- a CDS encoding 30S ribosomal protein S1, which produces MLTMEEALKQSEKAFSVGQITKGTVIEVRPKEVLVDIGYKSEGLIPTNEFIDLSGIQAGSEIDVLIEKLENKEGMVVLSHEKAEFKKNWERILSICNEGGRVAGKVKAMVKGGLIVNIGVEAFLPASQIDVITPKNLQTYVGNTYDFKVVKINQERQNIVLSRRELLEQERSERRAKLLGEMMPGDIRKGKVKNLTDFGAFIDLDGIDGLLHITDMSWGRVNHPSDVLKVGQELDVVVLDINKEKERVSLGLKQKMANPWDSIEAKYPVGTKVKGKVVNLVPYGAFVEVEPGVEGLVHVTELSWTKRVAKAADVLKQDQEIEAVVLGVNKDEQKISLGVRQLETNPWDNADQKYPPGTKVKGKIRNLTSYGAFIELEEGLDGMIHVSDISWTRKINHPSEVLKKGDEVEAIVLEVDKANQRIAVGMKQLTTDPWDNIDKYYKVGDLVTGKVTKLASFGAFIGLANEIDGLVHISQISEERVDKIKNVLKPDQEVTARVIKIDKAERRIGLSIKAANYSDEQLKEEQKILDSLKPGEDLVALQHAFDGLEVRDDQK; this is translated from the coding sequence ATGCTGACCATGGAAGAAGCCCTGAAGCAGAGCGAAAAAGCGTTCTCTGTCGGGCAGATCACAAAAGGCACCGTCATCGAAGTCCGTCCCAAGGAAGTCCTCGTGGACATCGGCTACAAGTCCGAAGGACTCATCCCCACCAACGAATTCATCGACCTCTCCGGCATCCAGGCCGGCAGCGAGATCGATGTCCTGATCGAAAAGCTCGAAAACAAGGAAGGCATGGTCGTGCTCTCGCACGAAAAGGCCGAGTTCAAGAAGAACTGGGAGCGCATCCTCTCCATCTGCAACGAAGGCGGCCGCGTGGCCGGCAAGGTCAAGGCCATGGTCAAGGGCGGCCTCATCGTCAACATCGGCGTCGAGGCGTTCCTGCCCGCGTCGCAAATCGACGTCATCACGCCGAAGAACCTCCAGACCTACGTCGGCAACACCTACGATTTCAAGGTCGTCAAGATCAACCAGGAGCGGCAGAACATCGTGCTCAGCCGCCGCGAACTGCTCGAACAGGAACGCTCCGAGCGCCGCGCCAAGTTGCTCGGCGAAATGATGCCCGGCGACATCCGCAAGGGTAAGGTCAAAAACCTCACCGACTTCGGCGCCTTCATCGACCTCGACGGCATCGACGGCCTGCTGCACATCACCGACATGTCCTGGGGCCGCGTCAACCATCCGTCCGACGTGCTCAAGGTTGGCCAGGAACTCGACGTCGTGGTGCTCGACATCAACAAGGAGAAGGAACGCGTCAGCCTCGGCCTCAAGCAGAAGATGGCCAATCCGTGGGACAGCATCGAAGCCAAGTATCCCGTCGGCACCAAGGTCAAGGGCAAGGTCGTCAACCTCGTGCCCTACGGCGCGTTTGTCGAAGTCGAACCCGGCGTCGAAGGCCTGGTGCACGTCACCGAACTCTCCTGGACCAAACGCGTGGCCAAGGCGGCCGACGTCCTCAAGCAGGACCAGGAAATCGAGGCCGTCGTGCTCGGCGTCAACAAGGACGAGCAGAAGATTTCGCTCGGCGTCCGCCAGTTGGAAACCAACCCGTGGGACAACGCCGACCAGAAGTATCCGCCCGGCACCAAGGTCAAGGGCAAGATCCGCAACCTCACCAGCTACGGTGCGTTCATCGAGCTGGAGGAAGGTCTCGACGGCATGATCCACGTGTCCGACATCTCCTGGACCCGCAAGATCAACCACCCGAGCGAAGTCCTGAAGAAGGGCGACGAAGTCGAAGCCATTGTGCTCGAAGTGGACAAGGCCAACCAGCGCATCGCGGTCGGCATGAAGCAGCTCACCACCGACCCGTGGGACAACATCGACAAGTATTACAAGGTCGGCGACCTCGTCACGGGCAAGGTCACCAAGCTCGCGAGCTTCGGCGCCTTCATCGGCCTGGCCAACGAAATCGACGGCCTCGTGCACATCTCGCAAATCAGCGAGGAGCGCGTGGACAAGATCAAGAACGTGCTCAAGCCGGACCAGGAAGTCACCGCCCGCGTCATCAAGATCGACAAGGCGGAGCGCCGCATCGGCCTGTCCATCAAGGCGGCCAACTACTCGGACGAGCAGTTGAAGGAGGAACAGAAGATTCTGGATTCCCTCAAGCCGGGCGAAGACCTCGTTGCCCTGCAACACGCCTTCGACGGGCTCGAAGTGCGGGATGATCAGAAGTAA